A genomic stretch from Euwallacea fornicatus isolate EFF26 chromosome 28, ASM4011564v1, whole genome shotgun sequence includes:
- the LOC136347286 gene encoding uncharacterized protein isoform X1 yields the protein MMKFVLLVAAMVIVPSLANSIAADIRPIYTNEEETNIGNRPIYTNEEEQIITDHRPIYDNIEDTIETGHRPIYENVEDSIVGEHKPIYDNIEDSIVGEHRPIYENVEDPVSDSSCDICFAHIQALIAALQAA from the exons ATGATGAAATTCGTACTCTTGGTTGCTGCTATGGTAATTGTACCAA GCCTAGCGAACTCCATTGCTGCTGACATCAGGCCAATCTACACCAACGAGGAAGAAACCAACATTGGCAACAGGCCTATCTACACCAACGAGGAAGAACAGATCATTACTGATCACCGCCCGATCTACGACAACATCGAAGATACCATCGAAACCGGCCACAGGCCAATCTACGAAAATGTCGAAGATTCCATCGTCGGTGAACACAAGCCCATTTATGACAATATCGAAGATTCCATCGTTGGTGAACACAGGCCCATCTATGAAAATGTCGAAGACCCTGTCTCTGATTCTTCCTGTGATATTTGCTTCGCTCATATACAGGCTTTGATCGCTGCCCTTCAAGCTGCTTGA
- the LOC136347286 gene encoding uncharacterized protein isoform X2 — MMKFVLLVAAMVIVPSLANSIAADIRPIYTNEEETNIGNRPIYTNEEEQIITDHRPIYDNIEDSIVGEHKPIYDNIEDSIVGEHRPIYENVEDPVSDSSCDICFAHIQALIAALQAA, encoded by the exons ATGATGAAATTCGTACTCTTGGTTGCTGCTATGGTAATTGTACCAA GCCTAGCGAACTCCATTGCTGCTGACATCAGGCCAATCTACACCAACGAGGAAGAAACCAACATTGGCAACAGGCCTATCTACACCAACGAGGAAGAACAGATCATTACTGATCACCGCCCGATCTACGACAACA TCGAAGATTCCATCGTCGGTGAACACAAGCCCATTTATGACAATATCGAAGATTCCATCGTTGGTGAACACAGGCCCATCTATGAAAATGTCGAAGACCCTGTCTCTGATTCTTCCTGTGATATTTGCTTCGCTCATATACAGGCTTTGATCGCTGCCCTTCAAGCTGCTTGA